One segment of bacterium DNA contains the following:
- the mce gene encoding methylmalonyl-CoA epimerase: MTVKGAKLEHVGVAVKSIEEARRFYGEALGLTLGGEEVLAERGLKLAFFDAGGVKIELLEGLGGDPISKFIENRGPGVHHLCFKVDDVDEAAASLRADGYEFVTDAPYEGAPGARVTFMKPSSTFGALIELLQEG; this comes from the coding sequence GTGACGGTAAAGGGCGCGAAGCTCGAGCACGTCGGCGTCGCCGTCAAGAGCATAGAGGAGGCGAGGCGGTTTTACGGGGAGGCGCTCGGCCTAACGCTCGGCGGCGAGGAGGTCCTGGCGGAACGCGGCCTTAAGCTCGCCTTCTTCGATGCCGGCGGCGTAAAAATAGAACTGCTCGAGGGCCTGGGCGGAGACCCGATATCCAAATTCATCGAAAACCGCGGCCCCGGCGTTCATCATCTCTGCTTCAAGGTCGACGACGTGGACGAAGCGGCGGCCTCGCTCCGCGCCGACGGCTACGAGTTCGTTACGGACGCGCCGTACGAGGGCGCACCCGGCGCGCGCGTCACCTTTATGAAGCCGTCGAGTACGTTCGGCGCGCTTATCGAGTTGCTACAGGAAGGTTAA
- a CDS encoding class I SAM-dependent methyltransferase produces MSDGVEISLGPLEPMPVILDLCAGGEGIIARAYPGRVIGVDSQISEITEARRKCPPRTIFLVGDATRTNFVDNTFEHVTVFFGLMYVKGADAKRALFAEAARVLKPGGSLHLWGTPVPPGDDVFGVAVTVTLPGGEAVRTGYGVRGEGREQDLAMVRDFAAAAGLQVEVEDDRGGWFYLRLAKPKTSNV; encoded by the coding sequence ATGAGCGACGGCGTCGAAATCAGCCTCGGGCCGCTCGAGCCCATGCCCGTCATCCTCGACCTGTGCGCGGGCGGCGAGGGCATAATCGCCCGGGCGTACCCGGGCCGCGTCATCGGCGTCGACTCGCAGATATCGGAGATCACCGAGGCCCGGCGCAAGTGCCCGCCCCGCACCATCTTCCTGGTGGGCGACGCCACGCGCACGAACTTCGTCGACAACACCTTCGAGCACGTCACCGTCTTCTTCGGCCTGATGTACGTGAAGGGCGCCGACGCCAAGCGGGCGCTCTTCGCCGAGGCCGCGCGCGTATTAAAACCCGGCGGCAGTCTGCACCTCTGGGGAACGCCGGTCCCCCCGGGCGACGACGTCTTCGGCGTCGCCGTCACGGTGACGCTGCCGGGGGGCGAGGCCGTGCGGACGGGCTACGGCGTGCGGGGCGAAGGCCGCGAGCAGGACCTCGCGATGGTCCGCGACTTCGCCGCGGCCGCCGGCCTGCAAGTCGAGGTGGAGGACGACCGCGGCGGCTGGTTCTACCTGCGCCTCGCCAAACCCAAGACGTCAAATGTTTAA
- the accC gene encoding acetyl-CoA carboxylase biotin carboxylase subunit: MFKKVLVANRGEIAVRVMRACRELGIRSVGIYSDADRPAPHVRYADEVYNVGPAPASESYLNIDKIIDVARRAGAEAVHPGYGFLAENAAFAAACEDAGLVFVGPSPATLRAAGDKQGARATMAAAGIPVIPGSDPALRGDEDIANAAAEIGWPVMIKAAAGGGGKGMRVCARADDFAELLKHARSEARSAFGDDAVYVEKCLAGPRHVEFQILADAHGNVVHLHERECSIQRRHQKLVEESPSPVLDDELRARMAEAALKAARAANYTNAGTIEFLLDAGRDFYFLEVNARLQVEHPVTELVTGVDLVKEQLRVAAGERLRFAQEDVRPRGAAIECRISAEDPDNNFYPATGTISRLRIPAGPGVRFDGGVAQGYEVPIYYDPLIAKLVVWAEDRPLAIERMTRALNEFVLDGVATTIPFHRWVMASEAFRKGEFDTSFVEKYFRPEASHAERQEKAAAVLCTILNHLRGPAAPVSPDGAGPATDAWRLAARREGVGD; the protein is encoded by the coding sequence ATGTTTAAAAAAGTCCTCGTAGCCAACCGCGGCGAAATAGCCGTACGCGTGATGCGCGCGTGCCGCGAGCTCGGCATCCGGAGCGTGGGAATATATTCCGACGCGGACCGGCCCGCGCCGCACGTCCGCTACGCCGACGAGGTCTACAACGTCGGCCCGGCGCCGGCGAGCGAATCTTATTTAAATATAGATAAGATAATCGACGTCGCGCGGCGCGCCGGCGCGGAAGCGGTGCACCCCGGGTACGGCTTCCTGGCGGAGAACGCGGCCTTCGCCGCGGCGTGCGAAGACGCGGGCCTCGTATTCGTGGGGCCGTCGCCCGCGACGCTGCGGGCCGCCGGCGATAAGCAGGGCGCCCGGGCGACGATGGCCGCGGCCGGCATCCCGGTGATACCGGGCTCCGACCCCGCGCTGCGCGGGGACGAGGATATAGCGAACGCGGCGGCGGAAATAGGCTGGCCGGTGATGATAAAGGCCGCGGCCGGCGGCGGCGGCAAGGGCATGCGCGTATGCGCCCGCGCCGACGACTTCGCCGAACTCCTCAAACACGCCCGGAGCGAAGCGCGCTCCGCCTTCGGCGACGACGCGGTATACGTCGAGAAGTGCCTCGCGGGGCCGCGCCACGTCGAGTTTCAAATCCTCGCCGACGCCCACGGCAACGTCGTCCACCTCCACGAGCGCGAGTGCTCCATCCAGCGCCGCCACCAGAAGCTGGTGGAGGAGTCGCCGTCGCCCGTCCTGGACGATGAGTTGCGCGCGCGGATGGCGGAGGCCGCACTCAAGGCGGCCCGCGCCGCAAACTATACCAACGCCGGCACGATCGAGTTCCTGCTCGACGCAGGCCGCGACTTCTACTTCCTGGAGGTGAACGCGCGGCTGCAGGTGGAGCACCCGGTGACGGAGCTCGTGACGGGCGTAGACCTCGTAAAGGAACAGCTACGCGTCGCCGCCGGCGAGCGGCTTCGGTTCGCCCAGGAAGACGTCCGGCCCCGCGGCGCCGCCATCGAGTGCCGCATCTCCGCCGAGGACCCCGACAACAACTTCTACCCGGCGACGGGGACGATATCGCGGCTCCGCATCCCGGCCGGCCCGGGCGTCCGCTTCGACGGCGGCGTTGCCCAGGGGTACGAGGTGCCCATATACTACGACCCGCTCATCGCCAAACTCGTGGTGTGGGCGGAGGACCGGCCGCTCGCCATCGAGCGGATGACCCGCGCGCTCAACGAGTTCGTCCTCGACGGCGTCGCGACGACGATTCCGTTCCACCGCTGGGTTATGGCGTCCGAAGCGTTCCGCAAGGGCGAATTCGACACCTCTTTCGTGGAAAAATATTTCCGGCCCGAGGCCTCTCACGCCGAACGCCAGGAGAAGGCGGCGGCGGTGCTGTGCACCATTCTCAACCACCTCCGCGGCCCGGCGGCCCCCGTTAGCCCGGACGGCGCCGGCCCCGCGACCGACGCCTGGCGGTTGGCCGCCCGCCGCGAGGGCGTGGGCGATTGA
- a CDS encoding methylmalonyl-CoA mutase family protein produces the protein MTRKNKESAERDVAATSGIEVKAVYKPEDAPVDYGLELGEPGAPPFTRGVYADMYRGRLWTMRQYAGYATAAETNKRYRYLLSQGQTGLSVAFDLPTQCGYDSDAALARGEVGRTGVAVSTLDDLAALFDGIPLADVSTSMTINATAAALLAMYVALAKRQGADPAKLRGTVQNDILKEFFARGNYIYPPAPSLRLATDLIRYCAAEMPSWNSISISGYHIREAGATAAQEVAFTFADAVAYVEAALAAGLAVDDFAPRLSFFFGAHNNLLEEVAKFRAARRIWCRLMAERFGARDPASMKLRFHTQTAGCTLTAQEPANNVVRVALQALAAVLGGTQSLHTNSRDEALALPSEESALIALRTQQIIAHESGVADTADPLGGSYYVEALTRELEARVEEYLREIDAMGGALRAVESGYFADEIAASAYRYQKDVEEKKRVVVGVNEYVTGGAPPFETLRLEPALERARAKELAAYRKRRDDARREEALAALREAAAADGAPLMEPTIACVEAAATVGETSDALREAWGEYDKTKGRP, from the coding sequence ATGACGCGAAAAAATAAAGAGAGCGCCGAACGCGACGTCGCGGCGACTTCCGGGATAGAGGTCAAGGCGGTATACAAGCCGGAGGACGCGCCGGTCGACTACGGCCTTGAGCTGGGCGAGCCGGGCGCGCCGCCCTTCACCCGGGGCGTCTACGCCGACATGTACCGCGGCCGGCTGTGGACCATGCGCCAGTACGCCGGCTACGCCACGGCGGCGGAGACCAACAAGCGCTACCGCTACCTGTTGTCGCAGGGCCAGACCGGCCTCTCGGTGGCGTTCGACCTGCCGACGCAGTGCGGCTACGACTCGGACGCGGCGCTCGCCCGGGGAGAGGTGGGCCGGACGGGCGTCGCCGTATCCACGCTCGACGACCTGGCCGCGCTCTTCGACGGCATCCCGCTGGCCGACGTCTCGACGTCGATGACCATAAACGCCACCGCGGCCGCGCTGCTGGCGATGTACGTCGCCCTCGCGAAGCGGCAGGGCGCGGACCCGGCGAAGCTGCGCGGAACGGTCCAGAACGACATCCTCAAGGAGTTCTTCGCCCGGGGCAACTACATCTACCCGCCGGCGCCGTCGCTGCGGCTGGCGACGGACCTCATCCGCTACTGCGCGGCCGAGATGCCCTCCTGGAACAGCATCTCCATATCGGGGTATCACATCCGCGAGGCCGGCGCCACCGCGGCCCAGGAGGTAGCGTTCACGTTCGCGGACGCCGTCGCGTACGTCGAGGCGGCGCTGGCCGCGGGCCTGGCCGTGGACGACTTCGCGCCGCGGCTCAGCTTCTTCTTCGGCGCGCACAACAACCTGTTGGAAGAGGTCGCGAAGTTCCGCGCGGCGCGGCGGATATGGTGCCGGCTTATGGCGGAGCGCTTCGGCGCCCGGGACCCGGCGTCGATGAAGCTGCGCTTCCACACGCAGACCGCCGGCTGCACCCTCACGGCCCAGGAACCGGCGAACAACGTCGTGCGCGTCGCCCTGCAGGCGCTGGCCGCGGTCCTCGGCGGGACGCAGTCGCTTCACACCAACTCGCGCGACGAGGCGCTGGCGCTCCCCTCCGAGGAGTCGGCGCTCATCGCCCTCCGCACGCAGCAGATAATCGCCCACGAGAGCGGCGTCGCCGACACCGCGGACCCCCTGGGCGGCTCGTACTACGTGGAGGCGCTGACGCGCGAACTCGAGGCGCGCGTCGAAGAGTATCTCCGAGAAATCGACGCTATGGGGGGCGCGCTGCGGGCGGTGGAGAGCGGCTACTTCGCCGACGAAATAGCCGCGAGCGCGTACCGATACCAAAAGGACGTCGAAGAGAAAAAGCGCGTCGTCGTCGGCGTGAACGAATACGTAACCGGGGGCGCGCCGCCGTTCGAGACGCTTCGCCTCGAGCCGGCGCTCGAGCGCGCCCGTGCGAAAGAGCTCGCCGCCTACCGCAAACGCCGCGACGACGCCCGGCGCGAGGAGGCGCTGGCGGCGCTGCGGGAAGCCGCGGCGGCCGACGGCGCGCCGCTGATGGAACCTACTATCGCCTGCGTCGAGGCCGCGGCGACGGTGGGCGAAACATCCGACGCGCTGCGCGAGGCGTGGGGCGAGTACGACAAGACGAAGGGGCGGCCGTGA
- a CDS encoding enoyl-CoA hydratase-related protein, translated as MALVNVTKEGAVATVTINRPDALNALNDGVLAELEKIITELDADKEVLVVVVTGEGKAFVAGADIAAMAEMNGAQAKAFAENGQRVFGALERAHFVSVAAVNGFALGGGMELALACDMRFASTKAKMGQPEVGLGVTPGFGGTQRLPKLVGPGKAMYLLTTGEQIDGARALELGLANAVFEPEELLPKVMELAEAIAKKGPTSLAMVKKAAHDGLTLTVEEGCKLEAELFGKCFEGGEGNEGMKAFLEKRAPKW; from the coding sequence ATGGCACTGGTCAACGTTACCAAAGAGGGCGCCGTCGCGACCGTCACCATCAACCGGCCCGACGCGCTTAACGCTCTCAACGACGGAGTTTTAGCCGAGCTTGAGAAAATTATCACGGAGCTCGACGCCGACAAAGAGGTCCTGGTCGTCGTCGTGACCGGCGAGGGGAAGGCGTTCGTCGCCGGCGCGGATATCGCCGCCATGGCGGAAATGAACGGCGCGCAGGCGAAGGCGTTCGCCGAGAACGGCCAACGCGTCTTCGGCGCGCTCGAGCGCGCCCACTTCGTAAGCGTGGCCGCGGTCAACGGTTTCGCGCTGGGCGGCGGCATGGAGCTCGCGCTGGCGTGCGATATGCGGTTCGCCTCCACCAAGGCCAAGATGGGCCAGCCGGAGGTCGGCCTGGGCGTGACGCCCGGCTTCGGCGGGACGCAGCGGCTGCCGAAGCTCGTCGGCCCGGGTAAGGCGATGTACCTCCTGACGACGGGCGAGCAAATCGACGGCGCCCGGGCGCTGGAGCTCGGCTTAGCCAACGCCGTCTTCGAGCCGGAGGAGCTTTTGCCGAAGGTGATGGAGCTCGCCGAAGCTATCGCCAAGAAGGGCCCCACGTCGCTCGCGATGGTGAAGAAGGCCGCGCACGACGGATTGACCCTCACCGTCGAAGAAGGCTGCAAGCTGGAGGCGGAGCTCTTCGGCAAGTGCTTCGAGGGCGGCGAGGGCAACGAAGGTATGAAGGCATTCCTGGAAAAACGCGCGCCGAAGTGGTAG
- a CDS encoding biotin/lipoyl-containing protein yields the protein MRYRTTIGSRTYELTVEGEGASPAVSVDGKRCDVDYHEVARDAIYSLILDGNSAELWVRRDERGGYVVFVAGHTLAVSVEDERQRRIRELKGAAGADEQAAAEVKAPMPAVVLDVMVAPGDEVAEGQGLCVIEAMKMENLMRAPRGGVVKEVKIEKGRGVALGDVLVVIE from the coding sequence ATGCGCTACCGGACCACCATAGGCAGCCGCACGTACGAACTCACGGTTGAGGGCGAAGGGGCGTCGCCGGCCGTAAGCGTCGACGGCAAGCGTTGCGACGTCGACTACCACGAAGTGGCGCGCGACGCCATCTACTCGCTGATACTCGACGGTAACTCCGCGGAGCTGTGGGTGCGGCGCGACGAGCGCGGCGGCTACGTCGTCTTCGTCGCCGGCCACACCCTCGCCGTGTCGGTGGAGGACGAGCGCCAGCGGCGCATCCGCGAGCTGAAGGGGGCGGCGGGCGCGGACGAACAGGCCGCGGCCGAAGTGAAGGCGCCCATGCCGGCGGTCGTGCTGGACGTGATGGTCGCGCCGGGCGACGAGGTCGCCGAGGGCCAGGGCCTGTGCGTCATAGAGGCCATGAAGATGGAGAACCTGATGCGCGCACCCCGCGGCGGCGTCGTGAAAGAAGTTAAAATAGAAAAAGGCCGCGGCGTCGCCCTGGGCGACGTGCTGGTCGTTATTGAATGA